Proteins co-encoded in one Kribbella solani genomic window:
- a CDS encoding acyl-CoA carboxylase subunit beta — MGETVNIHTTAGKLTDLEHRLDEAVHAGSERAVEKQHARGKKTARERITMLLDEGSFSELDEFARHRSTSFGLDANRPYGDGVVTGFGTIDGRQVCVFAQDFTVFGGSLGEVFGEKIVKVMDLAMKIGCPLIGINDSGGARIQEGVVSLGLYGEIFRRNVRASGVIPQISLIMGPCAGGAVYSPAVTDFTVMVDESSYMFITGPDVIKTVTGEDVSQEELGGARTHNTKSGNAHYLGSDEEDAIEWVKALVAHLPQNNLEDPPVYDAPADLEPNETDLALDTLVPDSPNQPYDMHAAIEAVVDDGDFLEVHALFAPNLVVGFGRVEGRPVGVVANQPMQFAGTLDIDASEKAARFVRTCDAFNLPILTFVDVPGFLPGTDQEWNGIIRRGAKLIYAYAEATVPMITVITRKAYGGAYDVMGSKHLGADMNIAWPTAQIAVMGAQGAVNILHRRELAAAEDVDARRQELITEYEDHLANPYVAAERGYIDAVIKPSETRAEIVRALRLLRTKRDTLPPKKHGNIPL, encoded by the coding sequence ATGGGAGAGACGGTGAACATCCACACCACCGCCGGGAAGCTCACGGACCTCGAGCACCGGCTGGACGAGGCCGTACACGCCGGGTCGGAGCGGGCGGTCGAGAAGCAGCACGCGCGCGGCAAGAAGACCGCCCGGGAGCGGATCACGATGCTGCTGGACGAGGGTTCGTTCTCCGAGCTGGACGAGTTCGCCCGGCACCGGTCGACCAGTTTCGGCCTGGACGCGAACCGCCCGTACGGCGACGGCGTGGTGACCGGCTTCGGCACCATCGACGGCCGTCAGGTGTGCGTGTTCGCCCAGGACTTCACCGTCTTCGGCGGCAGCCTCGGCGAGGTGTTCGGCGAGAAGATCGTCAAGGTGATGGACCTGGCGATGAAGATCGGCTGCCCGCTGATCGGGATCAACGACTCCGGCGGCGCGCGGATCCAGGAGGGCGTGGTGAGCCTCGGCCTGTACGGCGAGATCTTCCGCCGCAATGTCCGTGCCTCCGGCGTGATCCCGCAGATCTCGCTGATCATGGGCCCGTGTGCCGGCGGCGCGGTGTACTCCCCAGCGGTGACCGACTTCACCGTGATGGTGGACGAGTCGTCGTACATGTTCATCACCGGCCCGGACGTGATCAAGACCGTCACCGGCGAGGACGTCAGCCAGGAGGAGCTCGGCGGTGCCCGGACGCACAACACCAAGTCCGGCAACGCGCACTACCTGGGCAGCGACGAGGAGGACGCGATCGAGTGGGTGAAGGCGCTGGTCGCGCATCTCCCGCAGAACAACCTCGAGGACCCACCGGTGTACGACGCGCCGGCCGATCTCGAGCCGAACGAGACCGATCTCGCGCTCGACACGCTGGTACCGGATTCGCCGAACCAGCCGTACGACATGCACGCCGCGATCGAGGCGGTCGTCGACGACGGCGACTTCCTCGAGGTGCACGCGCTGTTCGCGCCGAACCTGGTCGTCGGTTTCGGCCGCGTCGAGGGCCGCCCGGTCGGCGTGGTCGCGAACCAGCCGATGCAGTTCGCCGGCACCCTGGACATCGACGCGTCCGAAAAGGCGGCCCGCTTCGTCCGTACCTGCGACGCGTTCAACCTGCCGATCCTGACCTTCGTCGACGTCCCCGGCTTCCTGCCCGGCACCGATCAGGAGTGGAACGGCATCATCCGCCGCGGCGCGAAGCTGATCTACGCGTACGCGGAGGCGACCGTGCCGATGATCACGGTGATCACCCGGAAGGCGTACGGCGGCGCGTACGACGTGATGGGGTCGAAGCACCTCGGCGCGGACATGAACATCGCCTGGCCGACCGCCCAGATCGCGGTGATGGGCGCGCAGGGCGCGGTGAACATCCTGCACCGCCGCGAACTCGCCGCCGCCGAGGACGTCGACGCGCGCCGCCAGGAGCTGATCACCGAGTACGAGGATCACCTGGCGAACCCGTACGTGGCGGCCGAACGCGGTTACATCGACGCGGTGATCAAGCCGAGCGAAACCCGCGCCGAAATCGTCCGCGCACTACGGCTCCTCCGCACCAAACGCGACACCCTGCCGCCGAAGAAGCATGGGAACATTCCCCTGTGA